Within the Girardinichthys multiradiatus isolate DD_20200921_A chromosome 12, DD_fGirMul_XY1, whole genome shotgun sequence genome, the region cttcagttgctggtccggtctccagctgaaaagcgGGGGTTAAAAATGGAGGCCCtgttatatagcgtcttgtcacgtcagacttgggacgccccgtaaTATCAGTCGTAGTGTTCGACGGGATATGTCGGAGCGGACTGTcttggatacaaaatggccgatgccgttgGAAAGCCATAGTGACGTCCGACAACATGcacatggtccaatattcatcaaacaagtggtccaacacaccaCAGGAGCCAAGCAAACAcaaaagagcaaaacaaaaatgcagaaGAGGTTGCTGATGGACACACTACAAAATGTTTTGGCAGAAAACCCAGAGCAgtttatttccttctccctTTTCTGTCATCTTCGTCCCTTTTGGGTCGTGAATCCAACTCTCTCTGAATGTGACACATGCATGTGTAAGTTGCATGGAAATCTCAGCTTTTGGGCAGTGAAGCTCATTCAGATAAAACTCATTGAGACGGCCAGCGTTGAAGAGCTGATAGAGAAGGTTTGCTGCAACTCATCTATCAAGAGTTGCATGGACAAAACTGCCCACATCATAAACACATACAACAGCTCCTCAAGTGCATCGTTTACCCAGTGGATAACAGAGGAGAAGGAGACCGacaaaaagggagaaaaggaaACAGTCAAGGTGACCATCAAGAAATCTGTGCAGGGCATACAGGGGGACCTCATTGAACTCTTCCACAGCTATGTGAAGCGATTCAAAATGCATCACTTTAACATCCAGCAGCAGTATGCCTTCTGCCGTGAGTTGAAGAAGAACATGTCAGGGGAAGAGGCTTTGATAcatggagttttgatgaaaattcagaaatgaaagactcaccttcaccgcctccaccttccaatgactgtTCTGTGTGTCTCCCTGCCTTCCtatcagcatcctgtccacctgactctccatccaatcaccttccgacacctcgcttttaaaggaccttcagccgTGTTCATCTTCACTTGTCAGCTGAGcgcatccctcctccaccccacctccaccatcttccttcccatctTCCTCACTCCCTGGTCGGatcggggggaagacatctctaaatctaaaccttataaatgttcatcttaactcaagtcattctcagcattcatgtcttcctcccaggtctgagcgccaaagaaataaccatgtaatcaCACATCATTacaacttttctaattgccatcccttttcttttcagattgaaatgttgatttctcagaaaattacaaCTGTAAATAAAGTTCCCAAGTTCAGGCAGTCCACTTtgtgtaggatctctgctcctccccttctggttggttctggcagctcattgtctgcagctgcaacgcattctcctaatgagctcatgggcttcttaaggtaactgctgatacagacctttgctggaacatctggtaatactccctcctaaggactgcactgtaaatattctcatcaccagtactctctctctctccttggattcctgggtttacctcctcctcctctggcttctggacaactccagctcaagattccttaaacaaagtctacagtagaaataaacctcatttaccgtcttatcctgtgtgctgagtgtgtttcatcctctggttttgttctacttcgactatctaagcaattcatgatactTTGGAGTTTCACATCAGCAGACCTCCCTTCATACAGGTATGTTGGCGGACACCAAGAGCCTTTGTGCTTTAGCACAATCTCAGCCAGTAGACATAAAGGCCCTTTGGCAATATGGCAGCACCTAAATCCTGTGCTGGATTACCTTTAGGCACAACATCCCCAAGTGTCTATGCTGCACTTTTTAAGAGATGGACCCTGTACTCAACATAAACAATGAGGCAAGTTCTTCCTTTTCACCACAGAACTGGACAGAAGAGGATTCAAGGCTGGTTCTTGAAATTTGTTTGAGGCCAGCCATGGAAAATGAGCCCCACATGGTGTCAGAAGACTCTTAAAAAGAGCAGCTGACATGATGGGGCAAGGGGTTGTGACATCCCAGATGCAGAGGAGTTATTCAGGGCCTTGACTGAGCCAAACACAACTGTGAAAATGTTCTTTGTGAAAAGTGAAGATTTTGAGGAAGCAATGGAGATAATGCCAAAGCTGAGACCAGCTATTCCTGGAACCATGAGACTTCACCAGGTCATTACTTTGGCTCCAGGAGAGCTGATATTTCGTGATGCAAGCTGTATGTGCACAACACGGAAGCAGTTTGACTGCAAGTGCTTCAAcgccaagtgtttcagttttggGCCGAAGATAGAAACTGCTGTACCGCAGTCAGCCAGTGGGGAAAatccaaaaaaagaaatccagtgGGAAAGTTCGGAGCTGATTGGGAAATGGTGTATTCTCATATATGATGATGATTTGTATCCAGGCATCATTCAGAAGATACAGGAAACacattcgttcgttcgtcgtcttccgcttatccaggaccgggtcgcgggggcagcagactcagcagagatgcccagacgtccctctctccagacacctcctccagttcctccagggggagcccaaggcgttcccaggccagccgagagacatagtccctccagcgtgtcctgggccgtcccctgggcctcctcccggtgggacgtgcctggaacacctcccgaggaaggcgtccaggaggcatccggtatagatgcccgagccacctcaactggctcctctcgatgtggagtagcagcggctctactccgagcccctcccggatggacAGCACATGTCCAGGTCAAATGCATGCATTGTGTTGGGTCAAACCGTTTGATGATGTCCTTGAACTCATTCCACCCCCACAGCCGGTGACAAAGTGCCGTGTGGAGGTCTTAAAAGAGGCGTGGAACCGACTCACAAGATGAATGCAATGAAACAAGGAAATGCATGcatacacattcacacacacacacacactctctgtTAAATTTGAGAAATTCACATATCAATGTTTGACAGATAATATTGTTGtagttgtttttaattcaagttaataaaactcagttCAACTGCAAATTACATGTGCTGTCCTTGTTATGGTtacataataaaatacaatgctCATAGCAACTCCTAAAGAGTGAATTGAAGAATAAAACAACTATTCTTCTGTAAAGCTGTATTTGTCTTCAACCCTGTTATCCTAGTCTCAACTCTGTTCCACCTACATTtttatactttgtttttataaatgtaaaaaaaaaataattttgtgttaGTTGACTTTTGTCTAAAATGTTGAGGTCTATCATCAcaccatttattttcatcacaacTCTTCTGTTATACaaaatgtttgataaaaaattaaatgagtGCTTTAACGCATAGATGCATTCAGGCTTTAGAATTGCAAAAATATCAATAGTGTCCATAACAGGGTTGAAGAATGACAGTAACACATcttgaaaaaaacaaccaaatataaTGAAAAAAGTAATGCCTGAGatgggaaaatgtgttttttctgatGGTTAAGTATGCCTTTAATGATGAGGGATATACATACAAATAATactttttggcaaaaaaaattgaaaatgtcGAAGTGCAATTCGAaccaaagacatttaaaaaacctTGCAAATAATAGCAGAGATGTAAACATGTTGAGTCTGAATTTGTTGGAAGCAGTGATGGTTGTAAAGTCTAACAGATGCTGGGAAGAAGGATCTGTGATATCGCTCCTTTGCACCTAGGATACAGCAGTCTGTCACTAAAGGATCTTTCCACTTCTGAGGCAGCATCAGGCATGGGATGGGATACATTGTCCAAGCGAGATGTTATTTTTCCTGGAGTTCTTCTGTCTCCCAACACCTGCACcttcctctcagctgtagataagcTGCTACACCAACATACTACACCATAGAATAAAGTtgatgccaccacagagtcaaaaAAGGCCCCTTGCACAAGCAGTTTTCCTGATCATAAAtacaatattaataattttgcataaatatataaataaatattaaaaagcaatAACAGCCTCATAAATTATAAGCCAACTATAAATACACAACATGCTTCTTAGACAGTGCTTTGTGTAGAAATTTTCAATACACTAAGCGGTTTACTTCCTGTACTCGGTACATACAGTAAATTCTAAGTTTAAAATGCACACGTCCTTCCAGCAGAGTGTGGTAGTGCTTTCAGCTCACTGACTAACGTTATCTGGATGTGGAGATGAGCTTCCTCCTCCAGGTGGTTTCAGATCTGACGCTGGATGCTGAAGGTTATGTGGCGAGCGGCGTTCTTCTGGCATATTTCCACAGGCTTGTTGTTTTCTGTCGCCGTGCTGATGTACCAGTCGGGGAAGAGGGCAGACATGAGAGTGCTGACATTCAGCCCGGTGTCCTGTTTGTAGAAGAGGAAGCGCCTCATTTCACTCTCTGAGCTGATCTCGGAGAGGCTTGTTTTGTCCTCCACTTCCTGGGAAAAGCATCACAAAGATCAGTGTCAGCAAATTGAGCGCTGAACATTAAATGACAAGATGACGAGGTACCCTAAGGTCTACACCTCACTACAGGGGAGATTAGTAGGAGAGTTTTACCTCCAGATGCAGGGTTGGTTTGTCACCGTTTTCGTGGCATGACAGGTAGAAGTCAGTGTATCTGATGCCCAGAACGACAGGTTGACCCATTTCAGGGTTCGGTGTAACATGCACATAGGTCGCCATGTTCAGGTAAACTGAGGAGACAGTCAAGGATAGAGGttcataaaagacaaaaagaaatccTCTCtatgttttgtgaaatgttttctcAACAGGTTTAAGGAATCCAATATATCATTTTAGTTGTATTTGAACtctttttattcaataaatccTTCAGGGCGTGCATGATGTGTTAGGATATTATCTGCAAGGTCAAATCATTTTTGAAGTCTAAATATCTGATCTGACAGGGTCAAAGAAGTGTGCCAAAACAGCCATTGCACTCCTTTACCTTTGCGACTGTCGCTGCCTCCCTGCAGCATCACTGCGAGGAGCTCCAAGTTGTTCCGGACCAGAACCAAACTTCTTTTCTGGCTGTCGGTCACAGAGCAAGGATGCTCTTCTCCTCTGCTGAAGGAATCTGGTCCAGCTGAGGTCCTCTCAATGATGAATGTCTCTGAATAGAAAAATACACTTGGTTAATTAAAACGTTGATTTGTTTTATCTATCAAGCTAGACTCTGTGTTTTTGtcctgcagttttgtttagcttaAATGGGAATAAAAGCCCAAAATAATCTTAATTGTGTGATTACCTTCCACAACGCTCTCTAGAAGGATGCTGAGCAGGTTTTCATCACTGAAGTCGGTTCTCTGGACTGCTGCTGACATGCCACCCTTCAGCCTCTCCATGGCGATGATCAGGTTGGCGACACACTTcatggatgggggttgttggaaAATCTCCAAGTTTACTCCTTTGGACATCTTCTTGGTCCACATACGGCTCATGTTGCAGTTCTTGGACtccattttgattttgatttttaaaaagttcTATTAGGAGAAAAAAGACCAGAGATGAGTTACTGGAGTTTCAGGGTAATTCAGGCTTGCAGAATGGTTTAATCAAGCATCAGACCTACAGAAACATCAGCAGCAAAAATAGTCTCTATCTGCTCTCAATGTCATTTACAGTACGAGCatcacatttctgttttcatcTGCAACATCATGCAATGCAGTCCCTAAATCAACACCTCTAATCTATCTTTCTAGGAAAATCTGCAGCAATCCAACAAGCAAAGCTCCAGATAAAATACTGCCATGGGGAGACGAGTCTGTTTACCTGAAGAAGATGCTGAAGAGAAGCTGTGTTGCTTAGTTTGCTTTGTTATCAGTTGTCCTGAGGTTCTGCCTGTGTGAGCCGACCTGCAGGCTTTTTATACCACTAAGTGGAGGGAGTTTTCATAAGCCGGATGTGGGACGGCTTCTCCTGCTGCACTCACTGGTGATGAAATATTGTACTTGCACACGGAGGGCAATTgcgaaataaagtaaaaaaaatgttaacagCAACAATGAGGGAAGACGTGCTCCAACACGTGGGGCTCGTCACATCATGACATGCCTAAGATTCTGGGGctttttttggtttgtatttACATGTTTCAGTAAATAATGCAACACCGTTAAACATCTTGGGGTTTCATTGTTTTAAGGGTAGCTGGCATAGGTAACAGGAATCATAAAATGTCAGAGATAAACCATTATAACACAGAGGTGAATATACAAATACATATAAATTGCCTTTTTTGGTGGCAAAAAAACAGATAGTAGCAGGAATAAACCACACGCTCAGAACATCAAACAGTGTGTTTAATAGCAGTAAAAAATTTTTAGACAATTGGCTTTagtttatttgctttttgtaGCAAagacttttcaacatttttcagtCAACATAAAATCAGTTATCTGTTTGTTTGCACACAATGTGCCATGTGCAAACAGTTCATGAAAAAAATCCAGGGACTCCTCCAGATTTTGAGGAGTTTTATTATGTTATTCACATATTTATCCCCAGAGCAAATTTCTCTCTTCTTGCCACATTAACAAGTTtcagatgattaaaaaaaaaccagaccCAGTCACTGCCAGACCTTCCAAATCAAATAATCCCTTAAATACTTGCTAGCTGTTAGCTTAGTAATTACAAAGAAGCACtttgtttgtttcattcatAAATTTAATATTAACAGGTATTAATCTCTTTCTATAATTTTTTCTTAGAGCACAATAGATATAGAAAAGAAATAGATTTTTGCAAATCATTGAAAtcttcattttaaatatgtattcaCGAAACCCAAACAAAGATTATGCACATAGCACTGTCTGACCAACATGGTTTTAGAGAAGGATTCAACTCTTTCACTTTATTAAAGCAATCCTGTGAACAGCTGCTGCTTCAAATCTTTTGGGGAATATTGCTGCACACTCCTTTCTGTTGAACGTTAACCAAGCCAAAGAGGGAATGTCAATGCAAAGCAATTTCCCGGAACTGCATGACTCCAGGAATTTAGCCACTCCTGAGTTTCTGTGTTGGGATGATTCAACTGTGAACCTTCAGATCAGCCTAAGGGACTGAGTTTCCTAAAGAGTTTTTCTCAGGAGTGTTTTAGAAAAGTCTCCTTTAGGGCCCCATAATGATGCTTCTGCAATCACCGTGTTTGACTGTAGCGTGTTTATTCTTCCACCACTAAGACTCACTATTTGTGTTCAGGAAACCAGGGGACTTcctgttttcaagtctagagtcaGTCAGGTATCTGTCAACATATTAATGAACGctgttgtgtttagtttttgtttagttcagctgaaataatttttttgttatttgcttTTATCAGCTCAAAatctcttttcttcttttctttctgtttaagTCTAAATCTGATCCAAGTTTGTTCATTTCCAACAGTTTTTGGAAaatctttgtctttgttttttattttctgtttcctcagtcaaagtaaatatttagttttttgtttatttgccaTTAAACTTTGAATGCACATTTGTTAAAATCAGGCCTTTGCAGTACTCTCaaaataatttccttttatttactttctatGAAGCCTTTCCTGCATGTGTTTCCTTTAGTAGACACAAGCTGAGAACACCTTAAGCTGAAAAAGTAAACTCTCTACCATAATACcaaaactggtaaaaaaaaaactgcatggtTTTCCTTGTGGAAAATTAGTTAGTCATCACAGAACCATTTAATCTGCCTCACCAAGTTAACAATGCTTGTCAGAATTGGGGCAGTAATTGTAGCATCTACTTGAAAACAACCagaattgctgtttttttcatcaCAAACAGTCATTTACCACTTTTGTAAATTACAGGCAGACTCGACGCCACagtgtctttttatttattttatttttttaccacaGTGTGGTTTTAAATTCCTGGGTAGGGTGCCAGTTTGTTATGTCTCCAAGCTTCTTCTAGACATTTCTACTGACATTATCTTACTAACTGGACAGAATTGCACCATATGTTTTCACCCAATAAACTTGAAATGAACACTTCACCATGACTAACGTCCTCTTAGGTGGCCATTGTTTTATGCCCAGTTTGAGGAATAATGCAAAATATCATCAGTCTTAGCATCGATCAGGTGTGTCCTCGGCTACCTTGCCTTTGCTAcgtttatttaaacttttattttttttacaaatttccCAACTTCAGACATGGAACTAAACATAGCTGCCAACCTAAAAGCTCAAACACAACTGAAAAGGAGAAGTTGTAAAACTGATGATTCATGCCCTTTAAGTTGTAGAAACATATCAAGcttatttatgtttgtaatgTAGCAAAATATTGAAAGAGTTTGTTTGAAATGTTATCAGATGAGATATGCACAAAACCTAAAATTTTCCACAGTTAAACTGCTGGTCCCACAGTATTCAGGCAAAAGTTCAAAAAATGCAATTGTAAATTTTCTCCTGTTTCATTTTCTAATCTTCCTACGTCTTTGAGGGGACCCTGGAGACTTTGAAATTCTGttagtttgaaaataaaaattccaCCAATTTTACTGACCCTTGTTTAGCATTGCCTAATATGGGCAGTCTTTGTTATTTCCTCATATGACTGCAGATGTGGGAAATGCGTCATTTAACAGGTTGAATACCAGCTTGTTCAGGTTGAACAGGTTTCCCGCTGCAGGGCGGCATATGAGGCTCATCTTGATAGATTTGACTCTcatataaagaataaaatacacATACAACCTACATTTTTAgattaaagaacattttaacaaaaagaggaagcaatttttatattttgtggggTGAGTccataaaaatgaatgaaacattgaCTAAAATCATAAATAACTAGCACAAAGGTTATCATAGCTACATGTTATATAGTCACAAAATACAAACTATTACATAAGGATAAACCTTAACACAAGTAAATAATGAAGCTTTTAGAAAAAGAGATGTCCGAACGTAATCAGCACCAAAGACaatttagttggattattttatgACTGCTACTTCAATCTCTCCCGTCACTGGAGAGACATTTCAGCTCTGCAGACCAGGGACATGGACCTACTCTCACCACAGATTTTTAGCTCAGTCCCAACACTTTAACGACAACAGGACTGCATGGATGGTAATGGTAAAAGTATCTGCTGTAAGATTCCTGTTCGGTCATACTTATTCTTTTTGTTTCGTTTTTTAAAAGTGAGTGAGCTTTCTAAACCTACTCATACAGATAATCAAAAAACTATTATTTATATAAATCCctatttttaatgtatttattttatttacaggtgCAATagataaaaaaggatttttttaagCAAGTTTTTTTGCTTCCTCAGTTCCTCAAATTGTAGAAAATCTTTTTCTTAATAGACTTGAACAATTCCTTGCAAAGCATAATCTTATAAGTGATAATCGGTTTTGGTTTTGGAAGTAACTGATCCTCCTCAGTCGCTGTAAGGAGACTGGTTGaagatatttttcattttggggAAATAAGGAGTTTACTGTGGGGATATTCACtgatttaaaaagtgtttgaCACCATTAAGCAAAGTGCGTATTTATGTTTGAATTGTTCTTGACATGAATGAAAGATAGGTAGAATAATATAACTTCAACTTTTTGGTCTGTTTTTGTATGAAACTCTGAAGTTACTCTGtgtgtttgaaataaatattaaattaagtgTAATTGTATGTTTTATCACTATTTGTTTAATGGTTGCACTTTTTAAGCTTGTGTTTTTATAATTCCagaactttaatgttttatattgtttatatttgtctctggtgtctcatcagtttaaaagttttattcctttttattcAAGTTATCAAATAAACAttatcccctccttgaaccgtcaccttaatgtggtggaggggtttgagtgctcaaatgatcctagaggctatgttgtctggggcctaaatgcccctggtagggtctcccatggcaaacaggctctaggtgatgggtcagacaaagaatggttcaagaacccctcatgaagaacaaaatatcgaggcacgtgacgtcgcccggtacggcggagccggggtcccaccctggagccaggcctggggtcgggactcgtcggagagcgcctggtggccgggttgctccttgcaggacccggccgggccaagcccgaacgagagacgtgaggccatcccccagtgggcccaccacctgcagggggaaccgtgagggaccggtgcaaagaggattgggtggcggacgaaggtggagacctcagcggcccgatccccggatgcttaggctggctctagggacgtggaatgtcacctcgctgggggggaaggagcctgagcttgtgcgggaggtcgagagatatcgactagaaatagtcgggctcgcctccacgcacagcgtgggctttggaacccatctccttgagaggggttggactctcttctactctggagtggcccacggggagaggcggcgggctggtgtgggtttgcttgttgccccccagctcagccgtctcgtgttggggtttaccccagtggatgagagggtcgtatccctgcgccttcgggttggggagaggtctctgactatcatgtcagcctacgggccgagtggtagtgcagagtaccctgccttcttggcgtccctgtcgggggtgctggatagtgcccctcccggggactccattattctgctgggggacttcaacgcccacgtggggaacgacagtgacacctggagaggcgtgatcgggaggaatggcctccccgatctgaatccgagtggtgttttgttattggacttctgtgctagtcacggattgtccataacgaacaccatgttcaaacataagggtgtccatcagtgcacttggcaccaggacaccctaggcaggaggtcgatgatcgactttgttgtcgtatcatcagaccttcggccgcatgttttggacactcgggtgaagagaggggctgagctgtccactgatcatcacctggtagtgagttggatctgctggaggaggagaaagccagacagacttggcaggcccaagcgcatagtgagggtctgctgggaacgcctggcggagccctcggccagggatgtattcaactcccacctccgggagagcttcgaccagatcccgggggatgttggagacatagagtccgagtggaccatgttctctgcatctattgtcgatgctgctgcccatagctgcagccgtaaggtctgcggtgcctgtcgtggcggcaatcccagaacccgatggtggacaccggcagtaagggatgctgttaagctgaagaaggagtcctatcggctgtggttggcttgtgggactcctgaggcggctgacgggtaccgtgaggccaagcgtgctgtggcccgggctgtggcagaggcaaaaacacgggcctgggaagagttcggtgaggccatggagaaagactaccggttggcctcgaagcgattctggcaaaccgtccggcgcctcaggagggggaagcagtgcttcgccaacactgtttatagtgggggcaggggactgctgacctcgactgaggacattatggggcggtggaaggagtacttcgaggatctcctcaatcctgccatcacgcattccgtggtggaaacagaggctggggactcagggttggactctttcatcacccaggctgaagtcaccgaggtggttaaaaagctccgcggtggcaaggcttcgggggtggatgagatccgccctgagtacctcaagtgtctggatgttgtagggctgtcatggttgacacgcctcttcaacattgcgtggcggtcggggacagtgcctttggactggcagactggggtggtggtccccctttataagaagggggaccggagggtgtgttccaactacagggggatcacactcctcagcctccctggtaaggcctacgccagggtattggagaggagagtccgaccgatagtcgaacctcggcttcaggagggacagtgtggttttcgtcccagccgtggaacactggaccagctctataccctctacagggtactcgagggttcatgggagtttgcccaaccggttcacatgtgttttgtggacctggagaaggcatttgactgtgtccctcgtgatgccctgtggggggtgctccaggagtatggaatcgggggccctttattaggggccatccggtccctgtacgagcggagcaggagtttggtccgcattgccggcactaagtcggacctgttcccagtgcatgttggactccggcagggctgccctttgtcgccggtcctgttcataacttttatggacaggatttctagacgcagccaagggccggagggggtctggtttggggaccagtggatttcgtctcttctttttgcggatgacgtggtcctgctggccccctctagccaagacctacagcatgcgctgtggcggttcgcagccgagtgtgaagcggctgggatgaggatcagctcctccaagtccgaggccatggtactcgaccggaaaagggtggcttgtcctcttcaggttggaggggagttcctgcctcaagtggaggagtttaagtatctctgggtcttgttcacgagtgagggaacaatggagcgggagatcgacagacggatcggtgcggctgccacagtaatgggggcgctgtgccggtccattgtggtgaagagagagctga harbors:
- the LOC124877334 gene encoding interleukin-1 beta-like, producing the protein MESKNCNMSRMWTKKMSKGVNLEIFQQPPSMKCVANLIIAMERLKGGMSAAVQRTDFSDENLLSILLESVVEETFIIERTSAGPDSFSRGEEHPCSVTDSQKRSLVLVRNNLELLAVMLQGGSDSRKVYLNMATYVHVTPNPEMGQPVVLGIRYTDFYLSCHENGDKPTLHLEEVEDKTSLSEISSESEMRRFLFYKQDTGLNVSTLMSALFPDWYISTATENNKPVEICQKNAARHITFSIQRQI